CCTTGACCTCCTGCGGCGCTACATGGACCCGGAAACCTCCAGCTGGCATCTCGACAACGAGGGCCGCTGGATTCGGCACCACCTCTCCGAGGACGGGAAGCCGCTTGAAGACGTCCAGTCCTGGCTGCTGGCGTCCCGGCCGCGGCAACGCACCCTGAGCCGTCGATAAGGGCCGCCGCGTTGTCGAGCGATGCACTCATAGCTGACCAGACTGACCACCCGGGGGAACCCATAGCTGTAACTGCTGCGGGCGCCATTCCCTGGCGCGCCGGCAGGGACGGCCTGGAGGTCCTGCTGATCCACCGGCCCCGCTATGACGACTGGTCATGGCCCAAGGGAAAGATCGACGCCGGCGAGACAATCCCCGAATGCGCCGTCCGTGAGGTGTGGGAGGAGATCGGCCTTAAGGCGCCCCTGGGCATACCCCTGCCTCCCATCCACTACCACGTTGCGTCAGGCCTCAAGGTCGTCCACTACTGGGCCGTCAAGGTCAACGGCGAGACCGTGGTTCCTGACGGCAAGGAGGTGGACAGCGTCATGTGGTGCGCCCCCGAAAAGGCCGCCCGCCTGCTGTCCAACCCGTCCGACGTCGGCCCACTTGAATACCTGCGCGACGCGCACGAACGCGGGGAACTGGACACGTGGCCCCTGCTGGTGCTCCGCCATGCCAAGGCCAAGCCGCGCTCATCCTGGAGCAAGGCCGAGGGAGAACGCCCGCTGGCGGCCACCGGATCCCGGCAGG
This region of Arthrobacter sp. DNA4 genomic DNA includes:
- a CDS encoding NUDIX domain-containing protein, coding for MSSDALIADQTDHPGEPIAVTAAGAIPWRAGRDGLEVLLIHRPRYDDWSWPKGKIDAGETIPECAVREVWEEIGLKAPLGIPLPPIHYHVASGLKVVHYWAVKVNGETVVPDGKEVDSVMWCAPEKAARLLSNPSDVGPLEYLRDAHERGELDTWPLLVLRHAKAKPRSSWSKAEGERPLAATGSRQAQAVGRLLQAWKPMRVVTSPWLRCVATVAPYARATGAKVKLAEGLTEHKHQRSPKKTAAVIESLVDKQRAVVVCTHRPALPTVLKQLATHMPSHLAKLLPAHEPFLSPGEVVVCHVANSGKKRVVAVEQFKPFDD